The segment TCATTTTATGCTTACTCAAGGGTATTTCGTAAGCATAAAATGAGCAGCCAATTCTGAAAGCATAAGATGAGCGGTTTGCTCATCTTATGCTTTCAATCACAGTTCACAAGCTATGATTCATAAAAAAATTAATGCGGATGGCGAGACTCGAACTCGCAAGGCAAAGCCACACGCCCCTCAAACGTGCGCGTATACCAATTCCGCCACATCCGCAAGAAACGATGGAGTAGCAAATCCTGTCACTCACTCCAGTTTTTAAGCATACCTCTTAGCTTGTTCATTTGACAATCACTCTGACGTCACTTTGAAAAATTCCTGTTATAGCAGGACTCACTAAGGTTAGAACGGAGTGCAGGGGTGAAACCCCTGGCTGGGGGCACAGCCCCACACCCCCTTATGTCCTAATGCATATGCGTAGGGCTATAAGAGGCTAAATCTTGACAAGTCTGAGGAATTTTTATGCAATGGCGGTGATTTCCTCTAATGTAATTAATTATTGTGATGCTTTTGGGTGAGTTTTGCGGGTGCTTGGTTTAAGCTACGGACTATGTTCTAGTTATATTTTTTTCTCAATAGGCTAAATTGTGTCTGATCCAGTTTTGTCTTTAGCCACTTTAGAACTAAAACTTCGTTCCCTATTACCAGCCGATCTCTACGCAGCGGTCTGGGCTGCTCCTGAATCTAACAATCTGATGAAAGTGTTTGAACACTTGCGGACTTTGCAGCGCATCCTGCAAGATTACACTCCTCGTCAGGTTTCAGAAGATCCCCCCTGCCCCGGCAAGATCAGTTATCGCTGGCAAGAGGGCACCCTGCTGTTTACCGATCTGGCCGGTTTCACGCCCCTATTAGAAGCGAATGCAGCGGTCGGTGAGCAAGGGGCGGCTGTTTTGCTGAGTGTGCTGAATCGCTACTTTTCGGAAATGATCGAGATCATCAGCAAATCGGGTGGAGATTTGTTGGAATTCACAGGGGATGCCATGTTGGTGCAGTTTTTGGCAGACCCAAATCGGGGCGATCTGGCGCAGGCTGTGCGAGCAGGATTGCGAATGCAACGGGCAATGAGCAACTTTGCCAATATTGAAACGGCTCAAGGCACCTTTTCGCTGGGAATGCGGGTTGGCATTCATGCCGGGCGATTTCTGACTGCCGATATTGGTACGCCAATGCGGATGGTGCATGTGTTATTGGGGCGATCGGTGCGCCGAGCAAAGCGGGCAGAGGGAGCCGGGGAAGTGGGTCGTGTGTGTTTAACGATGGAAACCGGGGATTACCCCATTGGGGGTGCAACCGCACATCCTCTATGCGACGACTTTCGGTTGGAATCGCTGGATGAAAACTACATGCTGGTCAAAGATGACTTCACGGCTGACCAACTGGGAGAGTATGACATCACACTCACTCGTCGTCGTCATGCAACTGCGTTGTTAATCGATCGCAGCAAAGAAGGGTTGATGACAGAAATTAACGAAGTCGTCAAACGAGTTGAGCCACTGGCGAGCTATTTCCCGGTGTCCATTCTCAATCTGCTGGTTGAAAATGCTGCTCAACGCCGCATTCCTCCTGACTTTCCTACCCCGGCTGTCGTATTTATTAACCTCAAGGGTTTGCCAGAAGCGGTGGATACGGCTTCTCCCGAAGAGACAGAAGGCATTGTTGCCAGTTTTTCCCAGGTATTTGCGGCTATCAATGCAGCCGTACAGAGCCGGGGAGGCATTCTGCAAAAAGTGACCTATCACTCCGTTGGCTCTGACTTTCTCATCTATTTCGGGGTCTTTGGCAATCACTTTGATGATGTGACCAAGGCGGCTGATACCGCCTTAGCGATTCGAGCGATTGTAGCTAATCTGCAACCACCCATCGTGGCAAATCAACCGTTGGAGGTGACCTGTCGCATGGGGTTTACTTTAGGTTCAGTGTTTGCGGCTGAAATTGGTGAACCGAGAGGTAGACGCGAATTCAATATTTTGGGTGACCCAGTCAACACAGCAGCGCGTTTGATGAGCTATGCGGCTCCTAACCAAATTCTGCTGACTAAAGAGGTGTATGAGTGTATTGCCGATCGCTACTACTGTGAACCGTTAGGGGAAGTTGTGCTCAAAGGGAAAGCGTCGTCTGTCCCTGCCTTTGCTCTAACAGGAGCGAAAAAGTCTGACTGAAACGGAGAGAGAGGGATTCGAACCCTCGTTAGAGTTACCCCTAAACAGCATTTCCAGTGCTGCGCCTTCAACCACTCGGCCATCTCTCCAGGGGGATCTCGCTCTAGGCGAGGTGACTTTATTCAGCCACAGGATCGTTATGGTAGCAGAATTTTGTTGCAGTTAAACAAGACATCGCGCATTTTATGTAAAAAAAGTGGAAATGGGGAATAGACCCTATCCCCTTCTGCCGTTTGCTATAATTCCCAAAATTTTTAATGTCATTATTTCTAGAGTTTGGGTTGAAGGGATAGCATAAGGAAAGGAGTGCGTGGCGATCGCACCGAGGATGAGTCACGCGGGTTCTGGTTCGCTCTAGCAGAGCCTCAATTGATGGTATGTTGATGGAGATGAACGATTTAGAACGTTGTTACCGATCGCTAGACTTGGAGCCTGGAGCCTCAATGGAGGAGGTTAACCAGGCATATAAGGACTTGGTCTTTATCTGGCACCCTGACCGCATTCCGAGAGACAATCCCCGGTTGCAGCAAAAAGCACAGGAAAAGCTCAAGGAACTAAACGACGCACGCGATCGCCTGCGTTCTCATCAGCGTAGCAACGGCTCACAATCGGCTCAGGCAAAGAGCCAACCCAAGCCGTCATCTCAGAGCGCATCCCGTGGGGGATATCAGCCTCCCAATTCGAGTTATCGCTATTATTCAGGGAGCCAGGGCAGTTCTCAGTCCCACTCCTATCGGCAGGCTTCGTCTAACCAGACATCGTCGGGTTATGGTTCATCGGGTTACGGCTCATCAGGTCATAGCTCATCCAGCCACAATTCCTCGAACCACAATTCCTCGAACCACAATTCCTCGAACCACAACTCATCGAACCACAACTCGTCGAACCACAACTCATCGCATCACACCTCCAGTAACGGCTCATCGGGGCACTCCACCTCCAGCCAATCAACACCCAATCAACAGAGCCAGTCCAAATACTACCGCTACTACAGTCAGTCCAACTTCAACCCCAACTATCACAAGCAAACGGCTGCTGACTCGTCTACCCATCAGTCAGCGTCTAAAAACGCCTCAAACGGGCAATCCAGTCATCCCCACAACTCAACTCACCACACTTCATCTCATCAGGCATCCGATCACCATCGCGCCTCTACCCACCAGTCTCATCACGAATCATCTCACCAGTCTTCTTCAAAGACTCACGAGACTCATTCGCAACAAAGCCAATCGCAGCAGCCCCATTCACAACAAAGCCATTCACAACAGACTCATTCACAACAGACCAAGCAACAAAACCCCGATTTGAGCGGCGCAGACTTGAGTGGAGCTAATCTGCGGGAGCGAGATCTATCGGGCAGAAACTTGAGCCACGCCAATTTGAGTAATGCCAACTTGAGTGACGCTTTTTTGCATAAGGTCAATTTGACGCATGCAAATTTGCATAAAGCGAATTTGTTTAGAGCTAATCTGCTACAAGCCAATCTCAAGAACGCAAATCTACGTGAAGCCAATTTAATCGGCGCAGACCTGAGTGGAGCCGACCTGAGTGGAGCCGACCTGAGTGGTGCTCGTGTGGGTGTGACCGATCGCGTCATGGTCAAGTTGACGGGAGCAATCCTCAAAGGCGCGATCATGCCCGATGGCAAGGTTCATGCTTAATTCCTGCTCACTATAGACAGCGAGCCAGACACAAAACTCAACACTCCTGCACTGCCATCCCAGTATTAAGATGGCTTCAATACCGTTGTGTTGACGTGGTTATGCGCTCTTTTTGGTCAGATCCTTATTTGTGGGTTCATTTGGCGGGCATCGCAGCCCTACCCATTTTTCTGGAAATCTG is part of the Oscillatoria sp. FACHB-1407 genome and harbors:
- a CDS encoding adenylate/guanylate cyclase domain-containing protein, producing MSDPVLSLATLELKLRSLLPADLYAAVWAAPESNNLMKVFEHLRTLQRILQDYTPRQVSEDPPCPGKISYRWQEGTLLFTDLAGFTPLLEANAAVGEQGAAVLLSVLNRYFSEMIEIISKSGGDLLEFTGDAMLVQFLADPNRGDLAQAVRAGLRMQRAMSNFANIETAQGTFSLGMRVGIHAGRFLTADIGTPMRMVHVLLGRSVRRAKRAEGAGEVGRVCLTMETGDYPIGGATAHPLCDDFRLESLDENYMLVKDDFTADQLGEYDITLTRRRHATALLIDRSKEGLMTEINEVVKRVEPLASYFPVSILNLLVENAAQRRIPPDFPTPAVVFINLKGLPEAVDTASPEETEGIVASFSQVFAAINAAVQSRGGILQKVTYHSVGSDFLIYFGVFGNHFDDVTKAADTALAIRAIVANLQPPIVANQPLEVTCRMGFTLGSVFAAEIGEPRGRREFNILGDPVNTAARLMSYAAPNQILLTKEVYECIADRYYCEPLGEVVLKGKASSVPAFALTGAKKSD
- a CDS encoding pentapeptide repeat-containing protein; the protein is MNDLERCYRSLDLEPGASMEEVNQAYKDLVFIWHPDRIPRDNPRLQQKAQEKLKELNDARDRLRSHQRSNGSQSAQAKSQPKPSSQSASRGGYQPPNSSYRYYSGSQGSSQSHSYRQASSNQTSSGYGSSGYGSSGHSSSSHNSSNHNSSNHNSSNHNSSNHNSSNHNSSHHTSSNGSSGHSTSSQSTPNQQSQSKYYRYYSQSNFNPNYHKQTAADSSTHQSASKNASNGQSSHPHNSTHHTSSHQASDHHRASTHQSHHESSHQSSSKTHETHSQQSQSQQPHSQQSHSQQTHSQQTKQQNPDLSGADLSGANLRERDLSGRNLSHANLSNANLSDAFLHKVNLTHANLHKANLFRANLLQANLKNANLREANLIGADLSGADLSGADLSGARVGVTDRVMVKLTGAILKGAIMPDGKVHA